The following is a genomic window from Amycolatopsis australiensis.
CTCCCGCGGGGGTGGCGAGGAGCACGACGTCACACCGCCGGTGGATCTCGGACGCCGACACGGCCTCGATGACGGTGCCGGCGGTGCTTCGCAACCCCGGGTGCACTGCCACCAAGGGCTGGCCCACGTTCCGGGAACCACCCAGGAACGCCAGCTCCAGGTGTGGGTGCTGGTCGACGATCCGCACCAGTTCCCCGCCGGCCAAACCGGATGCTCCGATGATGCCGACGCGCGTCATGACAGGCTCGTCTGGAGGTAGCCACCGAGCACCGAAACGATGTCGACCTCCGAGATCTCGCTGATCGCCCGGAAGGCCGGCGTGTGGTTCACCTCGTTGACCACCAGGGATCCGGCGTGGTCGAACAGGTCCACTCCGTAGATGCCGGGGCCGAGGACGTCGATGACCCGCTCGACGATCTGCCGCAGCTCCGCGCTGTGAGCGAGACCGCGCTGCGTCGAGCCCGTTGCGGCGTTGCTTCGCCATTCGCCGTCACTGCTGTTCTCGAATTCCGCCGCGGCGACGATCTCGTGCCCGGCCACGAGGCATCGGATGGAGTGGCTACCCAGGTAACGCTCGACCAGGCACGCTTGCTCGAACGCGTGACCGAGGTCGTCGATGTAGTCGTACAGCGACTGGGCGGTGTCCGCGTCCCGGATGAGGAACACCCGGCGCCCCATGCCGCCGAAGACCGGCTTGATCACCAGTGGCAGCGGCAGCTCCTCGAGCACCGTGTGAAAGTCCTTGCGGGAGAGCACGAGGCGGAACTCCGGCACCGGGATGTTGTTCTCGTGCAGCACCGAACGGGTGAGCAGCTTGTTCTCGCTCGCGTGGATCGCGCCTGCGCTGTTGATCGTCAGCACGCCATGGGCCGCGAGGTTGCTGGCGAGGAGGCCGCCGCGGGTGTAGCTCCGGCTTCTGATGAGAACGAGGTCGTTCGCGTTGAGGGAACCGGTCGAGGGAACGCCGAGTCCCAGCGATTCGTCATTCAGCCACAGGGTGTCGACCCCTCGTCGTTCCAGTTCGGCGGTCAGCTCCCGCTCTTCCCAGCCGACTCTGTCGGCGACGATCGCGACCCTTTCGGCACGGCTCACTGTCCCCAGTCCCTGAGCTGCTTCTCCACCATCTCCAGAACGAGGACGCCGTCTTCGACGGCGTTGATCCGCAGCGTCAGCACGCATTCCGGGCAGGTGAAGGTTTCCCCGACGGTGAGGTC
Proteins encoded in this region:
- a CDS encoding ATP-grasp domain-containing protein — encoded protein: MSRAERVAIVADRVGWEERELTAELERRGVDTLWLNDESLGLGVPSTGSLNANDLVLIRSRSYTRGGLLASNLAAHGVLTINSAGAIHASENKLLTRSVLHENNIPVPEFRLVLSRKDFHTVLEELPLPLVIKPVFGGMGRRVFLIRDADTAQSLYDYIDDLGHAFEQACLVERYLGSHSIRCLVAGHEIVAAAEFENSSDGEWRSNAATGSTQRGLAHSAELRQIVERVIDVLGPGIYGVDLFDHAGSLVVNEVNHTPAFRAISEISEVDIVSVLGGYLQTSLS